The Selenomonas sp. AB3002 genome contains a region encoding:
- a CDS encoding indolepyruvate oxidoreductase subunit beta, whose amino-acid sequence MHKNIILCGVGGQGTILASKLMAAAAMSKGFEVKTAETIGMAQRGGSVFSHVRIGEGLKSPMIAPGKADIIIAFEPAEAVRHLPFLKEGGTVVASLAPIFPVSTMIGDSSYPLEEVLQQLKKSVKNLTLIDSEAAAKELGSMKVLNVLLLGAAVRTGELGLELEDIGAALHEKVPARFHELNEKALRYTEGKKLS is encoded by the coding sequence ATGCATAAAAACATCATCCTTTGCGGTGTTGGGGGGCAGGGAACCATTCTGGCCTCCAAGCTTATGGCGGCTGCTGCCATGAGTAAGGGCTTCGAGGTGAAGACGGCTGAAACCATCGGTATGGCACAGCGGGGAGGCAGCGTTTTTTCCCATGTGCGTATTGGGGAAGGCTTGAAGTCTCCCATGATTGCACCGGGCAAGGCAGATATCATCATCGCCTTCGAGCCGGCAGAGGCCGTGCGGCATTTGCCCTTCCTCAAGGAGGGGGGGACGGTGGTGGCAAGTCTTGCTCCCATTTTCCCCGTAAGCACCATGATTGGGGATTCATCTTATCCGCTGGAGGAAGTCTTGCAGCAGCTGAAGAAGTCTGTTAAGAACCTCACTCTCATTGACAGCGAGGCTGCTGCTAAAGAACTGGGGTCCATGAAGGTGCTCAACGTGCTGCTGCTGGGAGCAGCGGTGCGGACGGGGGAACTGGGGCTGGAGCTTGAGGATATCGGAGCCGCCCTGCATGAAAAGGTTCCTGCCAGATTCCATGAACTCAATGAGAAGGCGCTCAGGTACACGGAAGGGAAGAAGTTGTCATGA
- a CDS encoding NAD(P)H-dependent oxidoreductase subunit E: protein MLTALTKDYPLSSELQERIDLVLESHDYDPTQIVGILLEVQDLDERHYVPEPTAYYLAEKLSMPITNIFDCLNFYAQLSAKPRAKYPIQVCNSPACRVNVIDTKRLLGTLEQLLDIKIGETTYDGRFTLETISCFGACDRAPAVRINGKIYDHLDSREKIEALLRSLP, encoded by the coding sequence ATGCTTACCGCTTTGACGAAAGACTATCCCCTCTCTTCCGAGTTGCAGGAGAGGATTGACCTTGTGCTGGAATCCCATGACTATGACCCTACCCAGATTGTGGGCATCCTGCTGGAGGTGCAGGACCTGGACGAGCGGCATTATGTGCCGGAGCCTACTGCTTATTATCTGGCTGAGAAGCTCTCCATGCCCATTACCAATATCTTTGACTGCCTGAATTTCTATGCCCAGCTTTCGGCCAAGCCCAGGGCTAAATATCCCATCCAGGTGTGCAATTCTCCTGCCTGCCGGGTGAATGTCATTGACACCAAGCGACTTCTGGGCACTTTGGAGCAGCTGCTGGATATCAAGATAGGGGAGACCACCTATGACGGCAGGTTTACCCTGGAGACCATCAGCTGCTTCGGCGCCTGCGACAGGGCGCCTGCTGTGCGCATCAATGGCAAGATATATGACCATCTGGACAGCCGTGAGAAAATAGAGGCGCTGCTGCGCTCCCTGCCCTGA
- the iorA gene encoding indolepyruvate ferredoxin oxidoreductase subunit alpha: MHREFLMGNEAIALGAMAAGVRLVAGYPGTPSTEVLETVAKRNPGNIYVEWSVNEKAAMELAAGAAYSGARAMVTMKQVGLNVASDPLMSLEYVGVKGGLVVMVADDPGPISSQTEQDTRTFAQFAKVPVFDPSSVAEAYEMIQEAFDFSEKYHTPVFFRCTTRVDHGYEAIQVKDAEEYKNVPMEGFVKDSSRWVIFPRLSLKNHGLIEKRNQELTAVLSEYPRNAIQRENGSYGDNAARKGIASHGISYMYALDSLDEENHVRLLKVATPFPFPEELALQFLEGLDEVLCIEELDPVIERALLQICGKHHLNVRIRGKLTGDMAAAGENTMLSVGRAISSFLGLSEESLPKPADIPLPVRPPVLCAGCPHRASFYAVKQAMKGKKTIYCGDIGCYTLGNAMPLDMCDTCLCMGAGINIAQGVGHLDKETKCFAFVGDSTFFAAGLTGVVNAFYNQADMTLVVLDNSTTAMTGHQPHPGTGRTVMGQVVEKVSIEKVLRAIGLTVVETVNPLDFKQARDTIQRVAEEPGVKAVIFRSPCIAVTKPAGHSAVAAEKCVGCKKCIRELGCPALILKDGKAFIDASLCTGCTLCEQICPVGAISGGDKTVASSDCPRTSASLRVGGDRNA; this comes from the coding sequence ATGCACAGAGAATTTTTGATGGGCAATGAAGCAATTGCCCTGGGGGCCATGGCCGCAGGTGTGAGGTTGGTGGCGGGGTACCCGGGCACTCCCTCCACTGAGGTGCTGGAAACTGTGGCGAAGCGCAATCCCGGCAACATCTATGTGGAATGGTCAGTCAATGAGAAAGCGGCCATGGAACTGGCGGCAGGGGCGGCTTACAGCGGCGCCCGGGCCATGGTGACCATGAAGCAGGTTGGGCTGAACGTCGCTTCTGACCCCCTGATGAGTTTGGAATACGTGGGTGTCAAAGGCGGCCTGGTGGTGATGGTGGCAGATGACCCCGGTCCTATCTCTTCTCAGACAGAGCAGGACACAAGGACCTTTGCCCAGTTTGCCAAGGTGCCTGTCTTTGACCCTTCTTCCGTGGCGGAAGCCTATGAGATGATACAGGAAGCTTTTGATTTTTCCGAGAAGTATCATACGCCTGTCTTTTTCCGCTGCACCACCCGGGTGGACCACGGCTATGAGGCCATCCAGGTCAAAGACGCAGAGGAGTACAAAAACGTGCCCATGGAGGGCTTTGTGAAAGATTCCTCCCGCTGGGTGATTTTCCCGCGCCTGTCCTTGAAGAACCACGGTCTTATTGAAAAGCGCAACCAGGAACTGACAGCTGTGCTGTCGGAGTATCCCCGCAACGCAATCCAAAGGGAAAACGGCAGCTATGGCGATAACGCAGCCAGGAAAGGCATTGCTTCCCATGGCATCAGCTATATGTATGCCCTGGATTCCCTGGACGAGGAAAACCACGTGCGCCTGCTGAAGGTGGCTACGCCCTTCCCTTTCCCGGAGGAACTGGCTTTGCAGTTCCTGGAGGGCCTGGACGAAGTGCTCTGCATCGAGGAACTTGATCCCGTCATCGAGCGGGCACTGTTGCAGATTTGCGGCAAGCATCATTTAAACGTCAGAATCCGTGGCAAGCTGACAGGGGATATGGCCGCAGCAGGCGAGAACACTATGCTGTCCGTGGGCAGGGCCATAAGTTCCTTCCTGGGGCTGTCAGAGGAGTCTTTGCCCAAGCCGGCAGATATTCCCTTGCCTGTGCGTCCTCCCGTGCTCTGTGCGGGCTGTCCGCACCGGGCTTCCTTCTATGCGGTTAAGCAGGCCATGAAGGGGAAGAAGACCATCTATTGCGGTGACATCGGCTGCTATACCTTGGGCAATGCCATGCCTCTGGATATGTGCGATACCTGCCTATGCATGGGGGCGGGCATCAACATTGCCCAAGGGGTGGGGCATCTGGACAAGGAAACGAAATGCTTTGCCTTTGTGGGAGATTCAACCTTCTTTGCCGCAGGGCTGACAGGGGTAGTCAACGCCTTCTACAATCAGGCTGATATGACCCTGGTGGTTCTGGACAATTCCACTACAGCCATGACGGGGCATCAGCCACATCCGGGCACAGGGCGCACCGTCATGGGGCAGGTGGTGGAGAAGGTCAGCATCGAGAAGGTCCTGCGGGCCATCGGCCTTACCGTAGTGGAGACTGTGAACCCCCTGGACTTCAAGCAGGCACGGGATACTATTCAAAGGGTGGCTGAGGAACCCGGTGTCAAGGCCGTGATCTTCCGTTCTCCCTGCATTGCCGTCACCAAGCCGGCGGGCCATTCTGCTGTAGCGGCGGAAAAGTGTGTTGGCTGCAAGAAGTGCATCCGGGAACTGGGCTGCCCGGCCCTTATTCTGAAGGATGGCAAAGCCTTTATCGATGCATCACTCTGTACAGGCTGCACCCTGTGTGAGCAGATATGTCCTGTAGGAGCCATTAGTGGCGGGGACAAAACAGTCGCATCCAGCGACTGTCCCCGCACTAGCGCTTCCCTGCGCGTCGGAGGTGATAGGAATGCATAA
- a CDS encoding NADH-ubiquinone oxidoreductase-F iron-sulfur binding region domain-containing protein, giving the protein MERISFLTSNFGKYDTSSIGSYMKIGGFSALRKAVTMEPLSISDLIASVKVKGRGGAEYDMGRKLSQARAVKGERKVVICNADEGETTTFKDRELIKNDPFNLIEAIIIAGFVVGATDGYIYMRAEYSCFRPLLLNAIRQAKSYGFLGENILGKGFDFNIHLYSGAGAYVCGEGTALIRSIEGKAGRPRMKPPFIKQSGVFSRPTCLCNVESLSIVPHLLLDEEQVYARCGRGDSIGTKLISVAGNVNKPGVFEIPFGTTVREIIYELAGGVQKDRHIRLIQFGGASGKVADESILDTPYTYEDLRAAGVMVGSGGILVIDERTSVLDFLRMNQEFFSEESCGQCTPCREGNLHIKLILDKMAEGKATAEDIRLMHKIARVMSMSSLCGLGETAQNSLLSAMKVFPGTFAVGGAEA; this is encoded by the coding sequence ATGGAAAGAATAAGTTTCCTTACCAGCAATTTCGGCAAGTATGACACCAGCTCCATTGGTTCCTATATGAAAATCGGGGGCTTCTCTGCCCTGCGCAAGGCTGTGACCATGGAGCCCCTCTCCATCAGCGACCTCATTGCCAGCGTGAAAGTGAAGGGCAGAGGCGGTGCCGAGTACGACATGGGCCGCAAGCTCTCCCAGGCCCGGGCGGTGAAGGGAGAGCGCAAGGTGGTCATTTGCAACGCGGATGAAGGGGAGACCACCACCTTCAAGGACAGGGAACTCATCAAGAATGATCCCTTCAACCTCATTGAAGCCATCATCATCGCCGGCTTCGTGGTAGGGGCCACGGACGGCTATATCTACATGCGGGCGGAGTATTCCTGCTTCCGTCCCCTGCTGCTGAACGCCATCCGACAGGCGAAAAGCTACGGCTTTTTGGGAGAGAATATCCTGGGCAAGGGCTTTGATTTCAATATCCATCTTTATTCCGGAGCGGGAGCCTATGTCTGTGGCGAGGGCACGGCCCTCATTCGCTCCATCGAGGGCAAGGCGGGCCGCCCTCGCATGAAGCCGCCTTTCATCAAGCAAAGCGGCGTCTTTTCCCGTCCTACCTGCCTCTGCAATGTGGAGAGCCTGTCCATCGTGCCCCATCTGCTGCTGGACGAGGAGCAGGTCTATGCCCGCTGCGGCAGGGGTGATTCCATCGGCACCAAGCTGATCAGCGTGGCCGGCAATGTGAACAAGCCCGGGGTCTTTGAGATTCCCTTCGGCACCACCGTGCGGGAAATCATCTACGAGTTGGCAGGGGGCGTGCAGAAGGACCGCCATATCCGCCTGATCCAGTTCGGCGGCGCTTCCGGCAAGGTGGCGGATGAGAGCATCCTGGACACACCCTACACCTATGAGGACTTGCGGGCGGCGGGAGTCATGGTAGGTTCAGGCGGCATCTTGGTTATCGACGAGCGTACCAGCGTGCTGGATTTCCTGCGTATGAATCAGGAGTTTTTCTCAGAGGAGAGCTGCGGCCAGTGTACCCCCTGCCGGGAAGGGAATCTGCATATCAAGCTCATTCTGGACAAGATGGCAGAGGGGAAAGCCACGGCAGAGGACATCAGGCTGATGCACAAGATAGCCCGGGTCATGTCCATGTCCTCCCTCTGTGGCCTGGGGGAGACGGCCCAGAACAGCCTGCTTTCCGCCATGAAAGTA
- a CDS encoding phenylacetate--CoA ligase, which produces MKINEKQLQQVDKQIQRLLQVNNFYGQKLREAGIQGVKSVEEFQQLPFSQKQDLRDAYPLGLMAVPEEEVVRIHSSSGTTGTPVIIPYTAKDVDDWAEMFKRCYEFAGITNRDRIQITPGYGLWTAGIGFQNGAEKLGAMVVPMGPGNTNKQIQMMMDMKSTVITATSSYALLLAEEIEKRGIKDKVHLKKGVIGSERWGKKIRDRISSELGIELYDIYGLTEIYGPGIGINCKYDTGMHIWDDYVYLEIIDPKTGENVPDGEFGEIVITTLVKEGAPLIRYRTHDISRIIPGECPCGSKFPRIDIISGRSDDMIKIKGVNVFPKQIEEVLEGFPELSSEYQIRLSHLDGKDTMRIYVETNGSVNFQEMAGKIAAAVKSKIGFTPLVKIVEIGILPRSEKKTKRVIDERYD; this is translated from the coding sequence ATGAAAATCAATGAAAAGCAATTGCAGCAGGTAGACAAGCAGATACAGAGGCTCCTTCAGGTCAACAATTTTTACGGTCAGAAACTGAGGGAAGCAGGGATTCAGGGGGTCAAGAGCGTGGAGGAATTCCAGCAGCTGCCCTTTTCCCAGAAGCAGGACCTCCGGGACGCTTATCCCCTGGGACTGATGGCAGTGCCGGAGGAAGAGGTGGTGCGCATCCATTCTTCATCGGGTACCACGGGTACTCCTGTCATCATTCCCTATACGGCCAAGGATGTGGATGACTGGGCGGAGATGTTCAAGCGCTGCTATGAGTTTGCCGGCATCACGAATCGTGACCGCATCCAGATCACGCCGGGCTACGGCCTCTGGACGGCAGGCATCGGCTTCCAGAACGGAGCGGAGAAGCTTGGGGCTATGGTAGTCCCCATGGGCCCCGGCAATACCAACAAGCAGATTCAGATGATGATGGATATGAAGTCCACGGTCATCACCGCTACGTCTTCCTATGCGCTGCTTTTGGCGGAAGAAATCGAGAAGCGCGGCATCAAGGACAAGGTGCATCTGAAGAAGGGCGTCATCGGCTCTGAGCGCTGGGGCAAGAAGATCCGCGACAGGATTTCTTCTGAGCTGGGCATTGAGCTCTATGACATCTATGGCCTTACGGAAATCTACGGGCCTGGCATCGGCATCAACTGCAAGTACGACACGGGCATGCACATCTGGGATGATTATGTGTACTTGGAAATCATCGACCCCAAGACCGGGGAAAATGTGCCTGACGGGGAATTCGGCGAGATTGTCATCACGACCCTGGTCAAGGAAGGTGCGCCCCTCATCCGCTACCGCACCCATGATATTTCCCGCATCATTCCCGGGGAGTGCCCCTGCGGCAGCAAGTTCCCCCGCATCGACATCATCTCCGGCCGCAGCGACGACATGATCAAGATCAAGGGCGTCAATGTATTTCCAAAGCAGATCGAGGAAGTGCTGGAAGGTTTCCCTGAACTTTCCAGCGAGTACCAGATCCGCCTGTCCCATCTGGACGGCAAGGACACCATGCGAATCTATGTGGAAACCAATGGCAGCGTGAACTTTCAGGAAATGGCAGGCAAGATTGCGGCGGCGGTCAAGAGCAAGATTGGCTTCACGCCGCTGGTGAAAATCGTGGAAATCGGCATCCTGCCCCGCAGCGAGAAGAAGACGAAGCGGGTCATTGATGAGAGGTATGACTGA
- a CDS encoding Rpn family recombination-promoting nuclease/putative transposase, with amino-acid sequence MKPKRTYKDSLFRDIFNDKRRLQRIYHALTGKLIPLNEIKITTLRGTFFEDIKNDISFMAGNDFIILMEHQSTLSENLPLRMLWYISKLYRQRVTPDAPYKKTRITLPAPHFYVFYNGTDDAPEKWTMRLSDAFKENNRTLELEVTAFNINYAKNGELLQKCHDLKCYSIFVNQVRIEVAAGKTLRQAITSAIRYCKKHDLLADYFASKEQKEVFDMVNFKWDWNRAMEVRAEEAAEKASAETADAKTTEFVINMLREHEPYERISRLASTSLENVKKIAHNNNLAYN; translated from the coding sequence ATGAAGCCTAAGCGTACATACAAGGATTCACTCTTCCGCGATATTTTCAATGACAAGCGACGCCTGCAACGAATCTATCATGCCTTGACAGGGAAACTTATTCCCCTCAACGAAATCAAGATCACCACTTTGCGCGGTACTTTCTTTGAGGACATCAAAAACGACATCAGCTTTATGGCTGGCAATGATTTCATCATACTCATGGAGCACCAGTCAACCCTGTCAGAGAATCTCCCCTTGCGTATGCTTTGGTATATCTCCAAACTCTACAGGCAACGGGTTACGCCTGATGCGCCTTACAAGAAAACCCGCATCACCCTGCCCGCCCCACATTTCTACGTATTCTACAACGGCACCGACGATGCCCCGGAAAAGTGGACCATGCGTCTTTCCGATGCCTTTAAAGAAAACAACCGCACTCTGGAGCTTGAAGTCACAGCCTTTAACATCAACTACGCCAAAAACGGCGAACTGCTGCAAAAATGTCACGACCTCAAATGCTACAGCATTTTCGTCAATCAAGTTCGCATCGAAGTAGCCGCAGGAAAAACGCTCCGCCAAGCCATCACCTCGGCTATCCGCTATTGCAAGAAACATGACCTTCTGGCCGACTACTTTGCCAGCAAGGAACAGAAGGAGGTTTTCGATATGGTCAATTTCAAATGGGATTGGAACAGAGCCATGGAGGTTAGGGCTGAAGAAGCTGCAGAAAAGGCCAGTGCTGAAACTGCTGATGCAAAAACCACTGAATTCGTAATCAATATGTTACGAGAACATGAACCCTACGAAAGAATTTCCCGCCTAGCCTCCACTTCTTTGGAGAACGTCAAAAAAATCGCTCACAATAATAACCTCGCCTATAACTAA
- a CDS encoding NAD(P)/FAD-dependent oxidoreductase — translation MADRKKVVIVGGGFGGIKLAKDLAREDVDVLLVDRHNYHLFQPLLYQLSTAMLGTEEIAYPIRNFFRENKNVEFFMAKAQGVDQERKVLLTNHGEISYDYLVLAAGATNNFFGMKEVAEHAYGMKSLQEALHIRNHVLHMFERANKHEDDEATRRKMLTFVVVGGGPTGVEEAGALIELINIQKKEFHNLDFNEVKVILLEGTNKLLAMMPEDMQQETVRVLRKKGVDVRLEAQVSGYDGEVLKLKDGTEIPSSTVIWGAGVKAVPFIANCGGEVDRAGRIIVDEYMRVKGSDCVFAIGDCANYCHGTERPLPTIAPVATQQAAACAVNIMKLVRGETNLEPLHYKDLGTMATIGKGDAVMSWKGHTMSGFFAWCAWLFVHLIRLAGPYTNFTVAIKWIWNWIAGIRLGRIITNIKLDPEN, via the coding sequence ATGGCAGACAGGAAAAAAGTAGTTATAGTAGGCGGCGGCTTCGGCGGCATCAAGCTGGCTAAGGATCTGGCCAGGGAGGACGTGGATGTGCTCCTGGTGGATCGTCACAATTACCATCTGTTCCAGCCCCTGCTGTATCAGCTTTCCACTGCCATGCTGGGCACTGAGGAGATCGCCTATCCCATCCGCAACTTCTTCCGTGAGAACAAGAATGTGGAGTTCTTCATGGCCAAGGCCCAGGGGGTAGACCAGGAGCGCAAAGTGCTCCTCACCAACCACGGGGAGATCAGCTATGACTATCTGGTGCTGGCAGCCGGCGCCACCAACAATTTCTTTGGCATGAAGGAAGTGGCAGAGCACGCCTACGGCATGAAGTCCCTGCAGGAGGCCCTGCATATCAGGAATCATGTGCTCCATATGTTTGAGCGTGCCAACAAGCATGAGGATGATGAAGCAACCCGCCGCAAGATGCTCACCTTCGTGGTGGTGGGGGGCGGCCCCACTGGCGTAGAGGAAGCAGGGGCGCTCATCGAGCTCATCAATATCCAGAAGAAGGAGTTCCACAATCTTGATTTCAATGAGGTGAAGGTCATTCTCCTGGAGGGCACCAACAAGCTGCTGGCCATGATGCCCGAGGATATGCAGCAGGAAACCGTGCGGGTGCTCAGGAAAAAGGGCGTGGATGTGCGGCTGGAAGCTCAGGTGAGCGGCTACGACGGAGAGGTGCTGAAGCTGAAGGACGGCACGGAGATTCCCTCCTCCACAGTTATCTGGGGAGCCGGGGTCAAGGCTGTGCCCTTCATCGCCAACTGTGGCGGCGAGGTAGACAGGGCAGGACGCATTATCGTGGATGAATATATGCGTGTGAAGGGCAGCGACTGTGTCTTCGCCATCGGCGACTGCGCCAACTACTGCCACGGCACGGAGCGTCCCCTGCCCACCATCGCTCCCGTGGCTACCCAGCAGGCAGCCGCCTGCGCGGTGAACATCATGAAGCTGGTGCGTGGAGAGACCAATCTGGAGCCCCTGCACTACAAGGACCTGGGCACCATGGCCACCATCGGCAAGGGTGATGCGGTCATGTCCTGGAAGGGCCACACCATGAGCGGCTTCTTCGCCTGGTGCGCCTGGCTGTTCGTCCACCTTATCCGCCTGGCCGGGCCTTACACGAACTTCACGGTGGCCATCAAGTGGATCTGGAACTGGATTGCCGGCATCCGCCTGGGACGCATCATTACCAATATCAAACTGGACCCGGAGAATTGA